A genomic stretch from Mauremys mutica isolate MM-2020 ecotype Southern chromosome 18, ASM2049712v1, whole genome shotgun sequence includes:
- the GSN gene encoding gelsolin isoform X2, protein MALRLSYASSVSVAGLGYLVTAAVLLSAVPVSMVEHAEFLKAGKEPGLQIWRIEKFDLVPVPKNLYGDFFTGDAYLVLNTVKQRSGNLQYDLHFWLGDSCSQDESGAAAIFTVQMDDYLHGKAIQHREVQGHESSTFLGYFKSGLKYKAGGVASGFKHVVPNEVTVQRVLQIKGRRVVRATEVPVSWDSFNNGDCFILDLGSDIHQWCGSKSNRFERLKATQVAKGIRDNERSGRGNVYVVEEGSEREQMLQVLGPKPDLPEGVADDIKADASNRKLAKLYKVSNGAGNMAVSLVADENPFSQAALDSNDCFILDHGSDGKIFIWKGKKANSEEKKAALKTASEFISKMQYPKHTQIQVLPESGETPLFKQFFKNWRDRDQTEGLGTAYISSHIAQVEKVPFDAATLHNSTAMAAQHGMEDDGSGKKQIWRIEGSAKAPVNPSLYGQFYGGDSYIILYDYKHGGKTGQIIYTWQGADSSQDEITTSAFLSVQLDEELGGSPVQKRVVQGKEPAHLMSMFGRKPLIVYKGGTSREGGQTAPAATRLFQVRSSTSGATRAVELDAVASELNSNDAFVLKTPSTAYLWVGQAASDTEISGAQELLKILGARPVQIAEGSEPDSFWEALGGKAAYRTSPRLKDRKMDVNPPRLFACSNKSGRFIIEEVPGELTQDDLATDDVMILDTWDQVFVWIGNEAHEEEKTEAVTSAKRYIETDPANRDKRTPITIIKQGFEPPTFSGWFLGWDDDYWTVDPLERAMAELAA, encoded by the exons ATGGCTCTGAGGTTAAGCTACGCAAGCTCTGTATCTGTCGCAGGGCTCGGCTATCTCGTTACAGCAGCTGTTCTTCTTTCAGCTGTG CCTGTCAGCATGGTGGAACACGCTGAGTTTCTGAAGGCTGGAAAGGAGCCGGGCCTACAGATCTGGCGGATTGAGAAATTTGACTTGGTACCTGTGCCAAAAAACCTGTATGGAGACTTCTTCACTGGAGATGCTTATCTGGTTCTGAACACCGTCAAACAGCGGAGTGGGAACCTGCAGTATGACCTGCATTTCTGGTTAG GGGATTCCTGTAGTCAGGATGAAAGCGGTGCAGCTGCCATATTCACTGTCCAGATGGACGATTATCTTCACGGGAAGGCTATCCAGCATCGGGAGGTGCAAGGGCACGAGTCTTCAACTTTCCTGGGATACTTCAAATCCGGCCTGAAGTACAAA GCTGGTGGAGTTGCTTCTGGCTTCAAGCATGTGGTTCCCAATGAGGTGACTGTCCAAAGAGTCCTTCAGATCAAAGGCAGGCGAGTGGTTCGAGCTACTGAGGTCCCTGTGAGCTGGGACAGTTTCAACAACGGAGATTGTTTCATCCTTGATCTAGGCAGT GACATCCACCAGTGGTGCGGCTCCAAGAGCAATCGGTTTGAGCGGCTGAAGGCCACCCAGGTGGCTAAGGGGATCCGGGATAATGAGCGGAGTGGCCGTGGCAATGTCTACGTGGTGGAGGAAGGGTCAGAGCGGGAGCAAATGCTGCAG gtTCTGGGGCCTAAGCCCGATCTGCCAGAAGGAGTCGCTGATGACATCAAAGCTGACGCATccaatagaaagctggctaaactGTATAAG GTCTCCAATGGCGCAGGGAACATGGCTGTCTCTCTGGTAGCAGACGAGAATCCGTTCTCCCAGGCTGCACTGGACTCCAACGACTGCTTCATTCTGGACCATGGCTCTGATGGGAAAATCTTCATTTGGAAAG GCAAGAAGGCCAACTCTGAAGAGAAGAAGGCAGCCCTGAAAACTGCCTCCGAGTTCATCTCCAAGATGCAGTACCCCAAACACACCCAG ATCCAAGTGCTGCCCGAGAGCGGCGAGACCCCCTTGTTCAAGCAGTTCTTCAAGAACTGGCGGGACAGGGACCAGACGgaggggctgggcacggcctACATCTCCAGCCACATCGCCCAGGTGGAGAAGGTGCCCTTCGACGCCGCCACGCTGCACAACTCCACAGCCATGGCTGCCCAGCACGGCATGGAGGACGATGGCTCTGGCAAGAAACAG ATCTGGAGAATAGAAGGCTCTGCTAAAGCGCCCGTGAATCCTTCGCTGTATGGCCAGTTCTACGGAGGGGACAGCTATATTATCCTGTACGACTACAAGCACGGTGGAAAAACGGGACAGATTATCTACACTTG GCAGGGTGCAGATTCCTCCCAGGATGAGATTACAACCTCCGCATTCCTCAGCGTCCAGCTGGATGAAGAGCTGGGAGGCAGCCCCGTGCAG aaacGAGTGGTGCAGGGAAAAGAGCCAGCTCATCTGATGAGCATGTTTGGCAGGAAACCTTTGATTGTCTACAAGGGTGGAACCTCCAGGGAGGGAGGTCAGACGGCACCAGCTGCAACTCGGCTGTTTCAGGTCCGGTCCAGCACCTCTGGAGCCACCAGGGCAGTGGAG CTGGATGCTGTTGCCAGTGAACTGAACTCCAATGATGCGTTTGTCCTGAAAACTCCCTCCACTGCTTACCTGTGGGTTGGCCAAGCAGCCAGCGACACTGAGATCTCTGGGGCACAAGAGCTGCTGAAGATTCTGGGCGCTCGCCCAGTACAAATCGCTGAGGGAAGCGAGCCAG ATAGCTTctgggaagctctgggtggaAAAGCAGCATATCGCACCTCCCCCCGGCTGAAGGACAGGAAGATGGACGTTAACCCCCCTCGCCTCTTTGCCTGCTCAAACAAGAGCGGACGCTTCATT ATTGAAGAGGTTCCTGGAGAGCTAACCCAAGATGACCTTGCTACAGATGATGTTATGATCCTTGACACATGGGACCAG GTCTTTGTCTGGATTGGAAATGAGGCTCATGAAGAGGAAAAGACTGAGGCCGTGACATCGG CTAAAAGGTACATTGAGACTGATCCTGCCAACCGAGATAAGAGAACTCCTATCACTATCATCAAGCAAGGATTCGAACCTCCCACCTTCTCTGGCTGGTTCCTGGGCTGGGATGATGATTACTGGACTGTTGATCCTCTGGAGAGGGCCATGGCAGAGCTGGCTGCCTAA
- the GSN gene encoding gelsolin isoform X1 produces the protein MARLLAQPHARILLLLLSGGPSRESLGAHVQGPAHPRPSPACPLPAAPRQLPSASRALQQLAKSPPAFKQQLQPVSMVEHAEFLKAGKEPGLQIWRIEKFDLVPVPKNLYGDFFTGDAYLVLNTVKQRSGNLQYDLHFWLGDSCSQDESGAAAIFTVQMDDYLHGKAIQHREVQGHESSTFLGYFKSGLKYKAGGVASGFKHVVPNEVTVQRVLQIKGRRVVRATEVPVSWDSFNNGDCFILDLGSDIHQWCGSKSNRFERLKATQVAKGIRDNERSGRGNVYVVEEGSEREQMLQVLGPKPDLPEGVADDIKADASNRKLAKLYKVSNGAGNMAVSLVADENPFSQAALDSNDCFILDHGSDGKIFIWKGKKANSEEKKAALKTASEFISKMQYPKHTQIQVLPESGETPLFKQFFKNWRDRDQTEGLGTAYISSHIAQVEKVPFDAATLHNSTAMAAQHGMEDDGSGKKQIWRIEGSAKAPVNPSLYGQFYGGDSYIILYDYKHGGKTGQIIYTWQGADSSQDEITTSAFLSVQLDEELGGSPVQKRVVQGKEPAHLMSMFGRKPLIVYKGGTSREGGQTAPAATRLFQVRSSTSGATRAVELDAVASELNSNDAFVLKTPSTAYLWVGQAASDTEISGAQELLKILGARPVQIAEGSEPDSFWEALGGKAAYRTSPRLKDRKMDVNPPRLFACSNKSGRFIIEEVPGELTQDDLATDDVMILDTWDQVFVWIGNEAHEEEKTEAVTSAKRYIETDPANRDKRTPITIIKQGFEPPTFSGWFLGWDDDYWTVDPLERAMAELAA, from the exons CCTGTCAGCATGGTGGAACACGCTGAGTTTCTGAAGGCTGGAAAGGAGCCGGGCCTACAGATCTGGCGGATTGAGAAATTTGACTTGGTACCTGTGCCAAAAAACCTGTATGGAGACTTCTTCACTGGAGATGCTTATCTGGTTCTGAACACCGTCAAACAGCGGAGTGGGAACCTGCAGTATGACCTGCATTTCTGGTTAG GGGATTCCTGTAGTCAGGATGAAAGCGGTGCAGCTGCCATATTCACTGTCCAGATGGACGATTATCTTCACGGGAAGGCTATCCAGCATCGGGAGGTGCAAGGGCACGAGTCTTCAACTTTCCTGGGATACTTCAAATCCGGCCTGAAGTACAAA GCTGGTGGAGTTGCTTCTGGCTTCAAGCATGTGGTTCCCAATGAGGTGACTGTCCAAAGAGTCCTTCAGATCAAAGGCAGGCGAGTGGTTCGAGCTACTGAGGTCCCTGTGAGCTGGGACAGTTTCAACAACGGAGATTGTTTCATCCTTGATCTAGGCAGT GACATCCACCAGTGGTGCGGCTCCAAGAGCAATCGGTTTGAGCGGCTGAAGGCCACCCAGGTGGCTAAGGGGATCCGGGATAATGAGCGGAGTGGCCGTGGCAATGTCTACGTGGTGGAGGAAGGGTCAGAGCGGGAGCAAATGCTGCAG gtTCTGGGGCCTAAGCCCGATCTGCCAGAAGGAGTCGCTGATGACATCAAAGCTGACGCATccaatagaaagctggctaaactGTATAAG GTCTCCAATGGCGCAGGGAACATGGCTGTCTCTCTGGTAGCAGACGAGAATCCGTTCTCCCAGGCTGCACTGGACTCCAACGACTGCTTCATTCTGGACCATGGCTCTGATGGGAAAATCTTCATTTGGAAAG GCAAGAAGGCCAACTCTGAAGAGAAGAAGGCAGCCCTGAAAACTGCCTCCGAGTTCATCTCCAAGATGCAGTACCCCAAACACACCCAG ATCCAAGTGCTGCCCGAGAGCGGCGAGACCCCCTTGTTCAAGCAGTTCTTCAAGAACTGGCGGGACAGGGACCAGACGgaggggctgggcacggcctACATCTCCAGCCACATCGCCCAGGTGGAGAAGGTGCCCTTCGACGCCGCCACGCTGCACAACTCCACAGCCATGGCTGCCCAGCACGGCATGGAGGACGATGGCTCTGGCAAGAAACAG ATCTGGAGAATAGAAGGCTCTGCTAAAGCGCCCGTGAATCCTTCGCTGTATGGCCAGTTCTACGGAGGGGACAGCTATATTATCCTGTACGACTACAAGCACGGTGGAAAAACGGGACAGATTATCTACACTTG GCAGGGTGCAGATTCCTCCCAGGATGAGATTACAACCTCCGCATTCCTCAGCGTCCAGCTGGATGAAGAGCTGGGAGGCAGCCCCGTGCAG aaacGAGTGGTGCAGGGAAAAGAGCCAGCTCATCTGATGAGCATGTTTGGCAGGAAACCTTTGATTGTCTACAAGGGTGGAACCTCCAGGGAGGGAGGTCAGACGGCACCAGCTGCAACTCGGCTGTTTCAGGTCCGGTCCAGCACCTCTGGAGCCACCAGGGCAGTGGAG CTGGATGCTGTTGCCAGTGAACTGAACTCCAATGATGCGTTTGTCCTGAAAACTCCCTCCACTGCTTACCTGTGGGTTGGCCAAGCAGCCAGCGACACTGAGATCTCTGGGGCACAAGAGCTGCTGAAGATTCTGGGCGCTCGCCCAGTACAAATCGCTGAGGGAAGCGAGCCAG ATAGCTTctgggaagctctgggtggaAAAGCAGCATATCGCACCTCCCCCCGGCTGAAGGACAGGAAGATGGACGTTAACCCCCCTCGCCTCTTTGCCTGCTCAAACAAGAGCGGACGCTTCATT ATTGAAGAGGTTCCTGGAGAGCTAACCCAAGATGACCTTGCTACAGATGATGTTATGATCCTTGACACATGGGACCAG GTCTTTGTCTGGATTGGAAATGAGGCTCATGAAGAGGAAAAGACTGAGGCCGTGACATCGG CTAAAAGGTACATTGAGACTGATCCTGCCAACCGAGATAAGAGAACTCCTATCACTATCATCAAGCAAGGATTCGAACCTCCCACCTTCTCTGGCTGGTTCCTGGGCTGGGATGATGATTACTGGACTGTTGATCCTCTGGAGAGGGCCATGGCAGAGCTGGCTGCCTAA
- the GSN gene encoding gelsolin isoform X3: MGMTCFKEASLPVSMVEHAEFLKAGKEPGLQIWRIEKFDLVPVPKNLYGDFFTGDAYLVLNTVKQRSGNLQYDLHFWLGDSCSQDESGAAAIFTVQMDDYLHGKAIQHREVQGHESSTFLGYFKSGLKYKAGGVASGFKHVVPNEVTVQRVLQIKGRRVVRATEVPVSWDSFNNGDCFILDLGSDIHQWCGSKSNRFERLKATQVAKGIRDNERSGRGNVYVVEEGSEREQMLQVLGPKPDLPEGVADDIKADASNRKLAKLYKVSNGAGNMAVSLVADENPFSQAALDSNDCFILDHGSDGKIFIWKGKKANSEEKKAALKTASEFISKMQYPKHTQIQVLPESGETPLFKQFFKNWRDRDQTEGLGTAYISSHIAQVEKVPFDAATLHNSTAMAAQHGMEDDGSGKKQIWRIEGSAKAPVNPSLYGQFYGGDSYIILYDYKHGGKTGQIIYTWQGADSSQDEITTSAFLSVQLDEELGGSPVQKRVVQGKEPAHLMSMFGRKPLIVYKGGTSREGGQTAPAATRLFQVRSSTSGATRAVELDAVASELNSNDAFVLKTPSTAYLWVGQAASDTEISGAQELLKILGARPVQIAEGSEPDSFWEALGGKAAYRTSPRLKDRKMDVNPPRLFACSNKSGRFIIEEVPGELTQDDLATDDVMILDTWDQVFVWIGNEAHEEEKTEAVTSAKRYIETDPANRDKRTPITIIKQGFEPPTFSGWFLGWDDDYWTVDPLERAMAELAA; this comes from the exons CCTGTCAGCATGGTGGAACACGCTGAGTTTCTGAAGGCTGGAAAGGAGCCGGGCCTACAGATCTGGCGGATTGAGAAATTTGACTTGGTACCTGTGCCAAAAAACCTGTATGGAGACTTCTTCACTGGAGATGCTTATCTGGTTCTGAACACCGTCAAACAGCGGAGTGGGAACCTGCAGTATGACCTGCATTTCTGGTTAG GGGATTCCTGTAGTCAGGATGAAAGCGGTGCAGCTGCCATATTCACTGTCCAGATGGACGATTATCTTCACGGGAAGGCTATCCAGCATCGGGAGGTGCAAGGGCACGAGTCTTCAACTTTCCTGGGATACTTCAAATCCGGCCTGAAGTACAAA GCTGGTGGAGTTGCTTCTGGCTTCAAGCATGTGGTTCCCAATGAGGTGACTGTCCAAAGAGTCCTTCAGATCAAAGGCAGGCGAGTGGTTCGAGCTACTGAGGTCCCTGTGAGCTGGGACAGTTTCAACAACGGAGATTGTTTCATCCTTGATCTAGGCAGT GACATCCACCAGTGGTGCGGCTCCAAGAGCAATCGGTTTGAGCGGCTGAAGGCCACCCAGGTGGCTAAGGGGATCCGGGATAATGAGCGGAGTGGCCGTGGCAATGTCTACGTGGTGGAGGAAGGGTCAGAGCGGGAGCAAATGCTGCAG gtTCTGGGGCCTAAGCCCGATCTGCCAGAAGGAGTCGCTGATGACATCAAAGCTGACGCATccaatagaaagctggctaaactGTATAAG GTCTCCAATGGCGCAGGGAACATGGCTGTCTCTCTGGTAGCAGACGAGAATCCGTTCTCCCAGGCTGCACTGGACTCCAACGACTGCTTCATTCTGGACCATGGCTCTGATGGGAAAATCTTCATTTGGAAAG GCAAGAAGGCCAACTCTGAAGAGAAGAAGGCAGCCCTGAAAACTGCCTCCGAGTTCATCTCCAAGATGCAGTACCCCAAACACACCCAG ATCCAAGTGCTGCCCGAGAGCGGCGAGACCCCCTTGTTCAAGCAGTTCTTCAAGAACTGGCGGGACAGGGACCAGACGgaggggctgggcacggcctACATCTCCAGCCACATCGCCCAGGTGGAGAAGGTGCCCTTCGACGCCGCCACGCTGCACAACTCCACAGCCATGGCTGCCCAGCACGGCATGGAGGACGATGGCTCTGGCAAGAAACAG ATCTGGAGAATAGAAGGCTCTGCTAAAGCGCCCGTGAATCCTTCGCTGTATGGCCAGTTCTACGGAGGGGACAGCTATATTATCCTGTACGACTACAAGCACGGTGGAAAAACGGGACAGATTATCTACACTTG GCAGGGTGCAGATTCCTCCCAGGATGAGATTACAACCTCCGCATTCCTCAGCGTCCAGCTGGATGAAGAGCTGGGAGGCAGCCCCGTGCAG aaacGAGTGGTGCAGGGAAAAGAGCCAGCTCATCTGATGAGCATGTTTGGCAGGAAACCTTTGATTGTCTACAAGGGTGGAACCTCCAGGGAGGGAGGTCAGACGGCACCAGCTGCAACTCGGCTGTTTCAGGTCCGGTCCAGCACCTCTGGAGCCACCAGGGCAGTGGAG CTGGATGCTGTTGCCAGTGAACTGAACTCCAATGATGCGTTTGTCCTGAAAACTCCCTCCACTGCTTACCTGTGGGTTGGCCAAGCAGCCAGCGACACTGAGATCTCTGGGGCACAAGAGCTGCTGAAGATTCTGGGCGCTCGCCCAGTACAAATCGCTGAGGGAAGCGAGCCAG ATAGCTTctgggaagctctgggtggaAAAGCAGCATATCGCACCTCCCCCCGGCTGAAGGACAGGAAGATGGACGTTAACCCCCCTCGCCTCTTTGCCTGCTCAAACAAGAGCGGACGCTTCATT ATTGAAGAGGTTCCTGGAGAGCTAACCCAAGATGACCTTGCTACAGATGATGTTATGATCCTTGACACATGGGACCAG GTCTTTGTCTGGATTGGAAATGAGGCTCATGAAGAGGAAAAGACTGAGGCCGTGACATCGG CTAAAAGGTACATTGAGACTGATCCTGCCAACCGAGATAAGAGAACTCCTATCACTATCATCAAGCAAGGATTCGAACCTCCCACCTTCTCTGGCTGGTTCCTGGGCTGGGATGATGATTACTGGACTGTTGATCCTCTGGAGAGGGCCATGGCAGAGCTGGCTGCCTAA